One Primulina eburnea isolate SZY01 chromosome 4, ASM2296580v1, whole genome shotgun sequence genomic window, ATGCCGATAACCTAAGACTTCCCGACCCCTGGTATGGTGTCACAACCataaaaaattttatgtttgGACCAATTTACGAGGCACTTCCTGATCAGACACGTATGCTTAAGCCAACGGTTGCGATTAATCTCTCTCCTCCATAAATGCGGAGTCGTTTCTCATGGTCGGAAACTTTTCGGCTTCCTCCAGACTACCTACCCTCTGCCTATAAATACGTAGATGAAGGCGAAGTGAGAGCAATCGTTTCAACATGCCGAGTTCAACCGAATCTACTGTCAGCAGCAGCCAGTATGGCCACTTGCCACCCTCTACGCGTGCTCATTTAGAGTCGTTGAAGAGGACCATCGAGGAGTTTATTCTGGCGAAAGTCATGTCCACTTGGCATAAGATTCACAATCTTGTGCAATCATTCCAAGATGGTTTGGCTTTCACCAGGCCACAGAGAGCACTGGCCAGGAGATACAAACGGATATTTTATGTGACGCACGTGGCCGAGCTAGCCACTGATCAAGTTCTGCTGCAGGCAATGCTGAGGAAGGAGTGGAAACAGCTGCGCAAGCTTGCTGCTACCGAGTCCTTTGCCAACCTTCCCTTCGCTGAGCTGCATAGCTGGATGTCGGAGTGGGAGGATCATGTAAGCTCTAGGCTGGCCACTGCAATATTTCACCGAttctattaataaaattttacttTGCGCACTTTGCTTGTGTACTTCCTTCAAGTTTATGGGTTTTAAAGTAAAAAACCGGGGTTTAAAACCTCCCGGGCTAAAAATAACTTGTCGGGGCctaaaacctcccgggcttgaaataacttgccggggccttaaacctcccgggcttaaaataacttgccgggaccttaaacctcccgggcttgaaATAACTTgtcggggccttaaacctcccggacttGAAATAACTTgtcggggccttaaacctcccgggcttaaaataacttgccgggaccttaaacctcccggacttGAAATAACTTGtcgggccttaaacctcccgggcttgaaATAACTTgtcggggccttaaacctcccggacaTGAAATAATATGCCAGTTATCTTTTTTGAATGATATGCACGATGTCATGATGATACGTGTCCCCTTTTTTCTTTCCAACGGTCGGCAGCGTTCCGTCTCCCGAGGATCCGATAAGTCTGACCCCTTCATGATTACACGTCCTTTCATGCGCCTTGCACAACTTACGAGATGCATCCCGATCGTTAATACCTATCCACTTCAACGGCTGAGATCCATAATCCGGGTGCGTCTTTCAAAACCAATGTGGACCCTCAGATCATGGCTAGATCGATGGTCTGGATCACTTCCCTACTCCTATATATATCTCCTTCCCCAAACCTTCATTACTTTCGTCAAATTTAACCAAGCTTCCACGTCTGCAACTCTGCCAAAATTCCGATCACTCCCTGGCGTTCCCACTACCATTCTTCCTCCCATCCGCGTAAGTTCTTCTTTTGCTAATCATGTCTTCTTCCAACACTTCTTCTACATCGGATAAGAATCGCAGGGGCTCCTCAGACTTTGAGTCAGATGCCCTGCGCGATAGTTCCCCGCTTTCTGCCTCCCCTGTTTCCACTTTTCGCCCTCAGAATCTAACTCCTTCTCCTCCTCccctcaaaaaattcaaaatttctcaCGGGGCTGGGCCTTCCCGCCcccagaagaaaaagaagaaggcaACTTCTTCGAAACCCTCAGCCCGGGCTGTTCCTTCTCCCGCCCGGGCTGCTGATTCTGGCCCCTTGCCATGGTTTTCTACCATGGTGAGCTCCCTCCGAGCCAAATCTGCCGAGGAGATCCGCCTCCTTGGCTCCATCCCCACTAACCATGCTATTGTCATCCCGGGCCCTAGTGACCGGGCTGACAAGCCACCAGAAGGGTATCTTACCTTCTTCCGAGACCAGGTTACTAATGGCCTCAGGTTTCCCCTTCACCCTTTTTTCATTGGGATATCTTCCCTTCTTGGCATTCCTCTCAACCAGTTTCATCCTAATGCTATTAGGATGATGACTTGTTTTTTCACCCTCATCTCCATGCACCCCGATATCCCCCTCGAGCCCtccctttttaattttttctttatctGCTACATTGGCGATTACGCCTTTTCATTCAAGACCCGGTCTCACCATAAACTTTTCGGAGATATTCCCTCTTCCGTCAAGGGCTGGAAACGCCGGTTCTTTTACATTCGTCCTGCTAACCTCCCTGAATGCCCGGTTGGGTTTATTTCTGCCCTTCCTGCTCAGCCGGGTCTTCCTGAAAACTACCGCACACTTGACTCTTACACCCAGTGTGAGGAGGTGGTAGGCGGTAAGGTGTATAGCTCCTCCGCCCTCCTCGGTGAAAATTTACTGGTGACTTATGGGCTGAGCCCCGGGGTGGAGGAGTCTACTGATCGCATCATCGAAGAGTTCGATGCCTTCCGCCCCGGTAGGTTTCTTCTGCTAGCCCCTATTGTACTCCCTTTACTTACTTTTCTGCTTTACCTGTTTCTAATGGGCTATTTGGCTTTCTGCAGACGCCGAAATGAAAGAGGCCTTTGCCCAAAAGATGGCTGAGGAAAAGGCAGCTAGGAAGGCTGCTCGTAAGGCCGCTGCTGCTGAGAGAAAGGCGCGGGAGCGTCAGGAGGCCACATCCCGGGAGGTTCCTGGAGACCAGGCCGGGGAAGAGCGGGTTGTCCAGGTGCTTGCTGAACAAGAGACCCCGGCTGCTGCTGAAGCCACCGGGCCTAAAGAGCGCGGGGTCATTTTAATCGAAGAGGAGGAAGAGTCCTCGGGCCTAGCTCTTCGGACCCCTGCCAAGAGGAAAGCTTCCCGAGAGCTTCTCCGTGTTGAGCCCCGGGTGGTTACCCGGGTGGCCCAGGGATCTGTGACTGTTCCGCCCGTGTCTCCTGCTGAATCCCCTTTCACCCCCACTTCTACTACTTCCCCTCCTCCTGCCGTGCCCGGGAGCATCTTTTCGGCCGGAAGCTCGTCGATGGGCTTCCAGATGCTGAAGCGGGTGGCCACTCCTGCCGAGGAGACCATCCTCCAGGCTTCAAGAGCCGGAGATCTTATGCTGGAGAGTTTCAATCTCCTCCTGGCTGTGAGTATTCATTCCTCCACTTTTGTTTCTTTGTTTCCTCGGTATTCCTTCTTCCTTgcaacaattttttttgtttatttgcaGAGCGAGCAGATGGCTAGAGCTGCCTTTGAGAAGATGGGCTCCTTGCAAAAGAGCACAGAGACTCGGGTCGCCTCCGCCACCGCTCTTCATGAGGGTGCCCTGGCCCGCATAGCTCAGCTTAAAGACCTTCATGCGGGGGCCCTCCATGGCCAGGAAACCACAATAAACGGCTTGCAGGGCCAGCTCGAAGAGGCTCGGGCAGAGATCACTTCGCTGAAGGCTCAACTGGAAAAGACAGAGGCCCGGGCCGAAAAGCTAGAATTGGATGCCCGGGCTGCTCTAGATGACTTCGTGCTGGTTACCGAGAAGGTGGGTGAGCTGGAAACTTCTCTCGCGGCCCGGGAAGCGGCTCTCGCAACTCGGGCCACCCTGGAGGAGGAGTGGCGGGCTGCTTTCCTTGCTACTGCAGAATTTCAGCAGCTAGTGACGAATAAAGCCTTTCCTTATTTCAAGGTGGGCTTTAACAAATGCAAGGGGCAGGTGAAAGAAGCCGGCCTTCTACCCCCGGAAAAGAAAAGCCTGCTGGACTTAGCCCGGGCCGTAAACTCCTTGCCAGCTGATGGTGCTGAAATCCCGGAGGAAGAAGAGTCTGAGGCGGAGGAGGACTCAGAGTCAGAGCCTGCCGTTTAGACGTTTAGTACTTTTTCTTTTTCTGGTAGttgtaataatttttcttaATCTAATGAAATTTCTTCCATTCACCCCGGTGTCTTGGTGCTAACTTGTGAATAAGAAAAATTTACCAAGTGTTGGAAGATAACCAGGTTACGATAATATCTGAACGATAACACTTAGTAATGTTAAGTACCGAGGATCAATCGACTTAGGCAACCGAGACTTTGGACCCTCcgattttataataaattgaagggaAGCCGAGGCATGGTATCATCCGGGCCCTTAATCATAgtttgaagggaagccggggcatggtgtCACCCGGGCCCTTTATAATTTGAAGGgaaagccggggcatggtatcacccgggcccttaataataaattgaagggaagccggggcatggtatcacccgggcccttaataataaattgaaaggaagccggggcatggtatcaTCCAGGCcctttataataaattgaagggaagccggggcatggtatcgCCCGGGCCCTTATATATGTGCCGGGGTTCGGGACCTACCGGGCTTAAAAATAATCTTCTCCGAAGCTTGATTTTTATTGCCAAGTAATCACAGGAAATTTACAAAAAACTTCTAAGGAAAGTATTTCTTGAGGTGGAAAGCATTCCAGGGTCTTTTGAGAGGACGGCCCTGCCCATCTTCAAGATAATAAGCGCCCGAGCTGACTCTGCGCACCACTTTGTAAGGTCCTTCCCACCGGGCATCAAGCTTGCCCACATCTCCAGCAGGGTTTGCTTTTTTGAGGACCATGTCTCCTATCTGAAACTCTCGGTGTCGGACCCTCTGGTTATAAGCTTTCATCACCCGACGCCGATAAGCCTCCATTTTGATTGCCGCTCTTTCTCTCCTTTCTTCAATGAGATCGAGTTCACTGGCCCGGGCATTATCATTGTCTTCCGGATATGTGTGCACCCGGGCTGAAGTTTGCCCGATCTCGGCTGGGAGCACTGCTTCAGAGCCATACACCAAGCTGAATGGTGTTTCCCCGGTAGCTGTTCGAGGTGTAGTACGGTATGCCCAAAGAACACTGGGCAACTCTTCTACCCAATCTTTTCCAACTCCGTATAACCGGGCTCTGAGTGCCTGGACAATAGTGCGGTTGGTTACCTCAGTTTGCCCATTGGCTTGTGGGTAGGCAACTGAGGTAAAAGCCTGAGTAATCTTCATCTCCTCGCACCACGCTTTGACTTTATTCCCCTGGAATTGCCGGCCATTGTCAGATATAAGCTTCCGGGGGATCCGAAACCTGCAGACAATATTTTTCCACAAAAATTTAAGAACTTCCTCCTCGGTAATCTTGGCCAAGGGCTCTGCTTCCACCCACTTAGAGAAGTAGTCAATCCCTACGAGCAGGAATTTTTTCTGAGCTCGGGCTACAGGGAAAGATCCCACAATATCAAGGCCCCACTGGTCAAAAGGGCAAGATGCCTGGATAGGCTTCATCAGGGCAGTTGGGTGGTGGTTAACGTTGCTATGCCTTTGGCATCCCTCGCAAGAGCGGACTACCCGGGCAGCATCTTGATGCATGGTAGGCCACCAGAATCCAGTAAGCAAAGCCTTTCTAGCCAGGGAGGTTGCTCCGATATGATCTCCGCAGCAGCCCTCATGGATCTCCCTTAGAACATAAATGGATTCATCCCCGGAGATGCACTTGAGAAGGGGACCCTGGAAAGATCGCCGGTATAGGATGTCATCGATCACAACAAACCGAGCTGCTCTCTTTTTGATTCGAATGGCCTCCTTGACATCCTCGGGGAGATAGGTTCGGGAGATGTAGTCAAGGATAGGGGTGGCCCAATTATCTTCCCGGGCTTGAGGAGGCCCGGTATCCACTGAGGATACCAGGCTAGTGTGGTAAAATATACTCGGCTCCCGATAGTCAGAAAGTGAAGCTGCCATTTTTGCCAGGGCATCGGCTTCAGTATTTTTTTCTCGGGGAATCTGCTCTATGCACCAATCTATGAAATGTGCTGATAACTCTTTGATGATAGTCAGATATTTCACAAACTTCTCCTCCCGGGCCTCGTACGCTCCTTTTACTTGTTGGGCTACCAACTGCGAATCTGTATAAAAAATGACCCGGGTAGCTCCAGCATCCCGGGCCGCTTTTATCCCGATGATAACAGCCTCGTACTCTGCTTCATTGTTGGAGACCCGGAAGTCCAACCTAACTGCCAACTGTATTTTTTCCTCGGTGGGTGATATCAGTAGTACTCCCACCCCACTGCCATCTTTGCCGGAAGCCCCGTCTACAAATATTCTCCAAATTCCACCGGTATCGGGGAAAATCATTTCAGTGATAAAATCTGACAAGGCCTGGGCCTTAATTGCCTTCCGGGGCTGGTACTCGATGTCATACTCTCCCAATTCCACAGTCCACTTTACCAGCTTTCCCGAGATCTCTGGCTGAGTCATGATTCTCCCGAGAGGGGTATTGGTAAGCACAGTGATGGGATGGGATAAGAAGTACGGGCGAAGTTTTCGTGCTGTAATCACCAGGGCCAAGGCCACCTTCTCCACTTCGGTATATCTGATCTCGGGCCCTTTGAGTGCATGGCTCACATAATAAACCGGCCTTTGATCAGTACCTTCTTCTCGGATCAGTACAGAGCTGACAGCATACTCGCTGGCCGAAAGGTACACCCAAAGCTTCTCCCCGGGTCCGGGCTTCTCAAGGACAGGGAGCCCGGctagatgatttttcaattctTCGAAAGCCTTCTCACATTTTTCATCCCAGCCAAACTCTTTGGCCTTCCTTAGAGCTTGGAAGAAAGGGTAACTCCGGTGTGCAGATCGGGAAATGAAACGTGATAGGGCGGCGATTCTCCCTGTGAGTCTCTGCACATCCTTGACCGACTTTGGGGATGTCATTTCAGTTATAGACCTGACTTTTTCCGGATTGACCTCAATTCCTCTCTCGGTGACCATGAACCCGAGGAACTTGCCACTCTTAACCCCAAACGTGCATTTGGCCGGGTTTAACCTTACCCCATACTCCCGAAGAGTATAGAAGGTCTCCTCGAGGTCTGGGATGAACTCAGTGTGCGCCCGGGATTTCACCAAGATATCGTCCACGTAAACCTCGATATTCCGCCCGACTTGCTTGGTGAATATCCTGTCCATCAATCTCTGGTATGTGGCCCCggcattttttaatccaaagGGCATGACCACATAGCAAAAGGTTCCTCCCGAGGTAATGAAGCTGACCTTCTCCTGATCTTCCCGGTCCAGGGGGATCTGATGGTACCCCTGGTATGCATCCATGAAACACAGCAATTCATACCCCGATGTCGAGTCCACCAACTGATCAATCCGGGGTAGAGGGTAGCAGTCTTTTGGGCAGGCTTTATTTAGATCCCTAAAGTCAACACACATCCTCCATTTGCCGGCTGATTTGGGGACCAAGACTACATTGGATAGCCAGGTGGGAAATTGGACTTCTCTGATCTGCCCGGCTTTCAATAGTTCTCCCACATGATCAGCAATCACTTTATCCTTTTCGGGACCAAAGTGTCTCTTCCTCTGCTTCACTGCCCGAGAACCCGGGATGATATTTAACTTGTGCTCTGCTACGCGAGGGGAGATCCCTACCAACTCTGATGAAGACCATGCGAAGACGTCCACATTCTTCTCTAGGCATCGTAACAATTGGGCCCGGGTGGCTGGTTCAAGGTCCCGGTCTATTTTTGTTGTCTTCATGGGCTGCCCGGGCAGGATGCTTACTTCCTCCTGCTCATCTCCTTCCACCATGTGCACCTGTTGGATAGAATGCACCTCCTCTTTCCCTGGCCTCCTACTCTCTCCAATTCGCCGGGCTCTTTTATTTTCAACCCTGACTGTTTCTGCATAGCACTTGCGGGAGGATGGCTGGTCCCCCCTTACCTCTCCAACTCTGTTCCCCACCGGGAACTTTAACTTCTGATGGTAAGCCGAGGCTACAGCTCGGAAAGCGTTCATAGCCGGCCTGCCCAAAATGATATTATAAGAGGTAGGAGCATTTACCACAGTGAAAACCGTCATTACCGCCTTTCTGAGCTCCTCAGCTCCTATTGTGAGGGGCAGGGTGATTTCCCCCCGAGGGTAAACTGTGTGGCCAGCAAATCCGAATAAAGCCGTTTCCACTGGCCGCAACTGGTAGTCCTCCAAATTCATCTGGTCCAGGACCTCCTGAAAAATAATGTTCACCGCGAATGTCATAATTTGCCACTTTCGCTTGGATGACCAGGGCATCATTGTGtgggaggctgactccctgAAGATCCCGAGGGCCAAAGCTGATTACCGGCCCCTCATCCCTCGCTGCATCCTCCACTCCAAAACTCTCATGTCGGGAATATGCTTTCCTGGCCCGGTTGGAATCTCCATCCGTTGATCCCCCAGAGATCATCTTAATCACCCCAAGGGTGGGCGATCCTCCTCCATCTTTGTTTTCCCGACCGCGAGATGTTTGACCGGTGCTATCTTTCTTTTCTTGTCTGACCTGGCCCTTGTCCCCCGGCCTGTACCCTGCATCTTTATTTACCCACGGGGGTCCCCGGGGCTTCTTTGTTAACTGTGCCTGCTCACCAGGGCCCGACTGGGAAGGGGCCCGTTTCAGTCTTCGGCACTCACTTGTGCTATGAGCACCTTCTCCATGATAGGAGCACATCTTGGGAGTGTGTGGCAGGCTTGGAGGTGATCGGTATAATTTGGGTCCCTGATCACCGTCGCAAAGATGGACTCCTTCACCCCGGTGCGGCTTCATGGGAGTGTATCGAGAGAAACGCCCGAGATTATTTCCCCGGGCGTTGTCATCAACTTTCCCAACTCGGTCACTTCTTTCTCTGCGGGTGGACTCCCTTTTCTGCCGCTGTGCTTCCTCCATGTTTATGTATTTTTCCGCTCGGGACAGCAGAACTTCAAAATTCCCGGGCTGCTTCTTCACCAGGGACCTGAAAAAATCTCCTTCTCTGAGTCCCTGCGTGAACGCTGTAGTTTTGGTCTCAGGAGCACAAGCCGGCACCTCCAGGGATGCTTTATAAAACCGACGAATGTACGCCCGCAGAGACTCATCACCTGACTGCTTTACCTCGAACAGACTGAAAGCAGTCTTCTTGTACCTCTTGCTACTGCTAAAGTGGTGCAAGAAGGTGACTCTGAAACCTGCAAAGGATTGTATGCTCTGGGGCTCCAACTTCTCGAACCACCTTTGGGCAGAGTCCACCAGGGTGGTGAGGAATACCTTGCacttgattttgtcagaataGCAATGTAACATGGTCATATTCTCAAACCGGGTGAGATGCTCATTAGGGTCTGAGTTTCCATCATACTCCCGTATTTTGGTAGCTTTGAAATGAGCAGGGAGAGGCTCACTTACAATCTCCAGGGAGAAGGGGCATCCCCGGGAATCAGCCGGGGTTGAAATATGAGATGACCCGGCTTTGGCTTCCAACTCTTTCACTTTCTTCTTCAATCTTCTAGCTCCTGGGCCATAGTAAAGGTAGGAGCTTTGGAAAACGCCTGGAAATTTTCTTCTCTGTCTCTCTCTTTCTCGGGAGGAGATTCTCCCATTGCCTCCTTTTCTTTTGACTGGCTGGGTTCAGGCAGGGCCCTTTCGGCGAGGGCTTTTTGGACCGCAGCAGCTATCAACTGAGTCAACTCCTCTG contains:
- the LOC140830152 gene encoding uncharacterized protein produces the protein MTMLHCYSDKIKCKVFLTTLVDSAQRWFEKLEPQSIQSFAGFRVTFLHHFSSSKRYKKTAFSLFEVKQSGDESLRAYIRRFYKASLEVPACAPETKTTAFTQGLREGDFFRSLVKKQPGNFEVLLSRAEKYINMEEAQRQKRESTRRERSDRVGKVDDNARGNNLGRFSRYTPMKPHRGEGVHLCDGDQGPKLYRSPPSLPHTPKMCSYHGEGAHSTSECRRLKRAPSQSGPGEQAQLTKKPRGPPWVNKDAGYRPGDKGQVRQEKKDSTGQTSRGRENKDGGGSPTLGVIKMISGGSTDGDSNRARKAYSRHESFGVEDAARDEGPVISFGPRDLQGVSLPHNDALVIQAKVANYDIRGEHYFSGGPGPDEFGGLPVAASGNGFIRICWPHSLPSGGNHPAPHNRS